A section of the Burkholderia mallei ATCC 23344 genome encodes:
- a CDS encoding penicillin acylase family protein encodes MASRTNRLPRWLKILPGVILLGALLVAAGAALFLRASLPRLDGDVRAPTLGGPMTIERDAAGVPTVAARDRFDAAYGIGYLHAQDRFFQMDYLRRTGAGELAELLGPAALDFDREHRLFRFRARAAAAFAQLPPDERRLLERYTQGVNDGLAALRARPFEYALLGEPPARWRPEDSLLVIWAMYFQVQGTLASRDIARNWLTAHATQQQRAFLLPSSSGFDAPLDAPRIDEAPAPLPDAAPDWFRAAGDGAAKRASLDFRSSVGSNNWAIAGSRSARGAAIVGDDMHLVLGLPNTWYRAAFTYPGGAAPVRRAVSVTLAGLPAIVAGSNGHVAWGLTVGYADCLDLVPLERDGDDSRAFRMSGARQIARQYVESIRVRGGASVSLTVLETTVGPVREIGGRPYAVHWVAQSPGAVNLGLARLADAVDVDGAMRVANTLGIPAENIVVGDRAGRIGWTIAGALPDRRAPRGGEGAAWRSLLPPDAYPRVVDPSGGQLWTANSRQLAGDAYRLIGDGGTDLGARATQLRDGLTALGRTDEQAAYRIDLDDRALFIAQWRDRALRVLDDAALAGHPSRAEFRRLLEHGWTGRASVDSVGYTLARGFLYRLYDVTFDGLNARLKQVDAGADYELANLRWPAVVARLLDAQPPGWLPAGASSWRDVQLIAIDRTIAALTADGAPLARASWGARNTLRIAHPFAGSLPLLGGWLTAPAAQMPGDSHMPRVAAPDFGQSERMVVSPGHEEFGIFNMPGGQSGHPLSPFFLAGHDAWVRAEPTPFLPGVARHTLRFAP; translated from the coding sequence ATGGCATCTCGCACGAACCGCTTGCCGCGGTGGCTCAAGATCCTGCCCGGCGTCATTCTTCTCGGCGCGCTGCTCGTCGCGGCCGGCGCGGCGCTGTTCCTGCGCGCGAGCCTGCCGCGGCTCGACGGCGACGTGCGCGCGCCAACGCTCGGCGGCCCGATGACGATCGAACGCGACGCCGCGGGCGTGCCGACCGTCGCCGCGCGCGACCGCTTCGACGCCGCCTACGGCATCGGCTACCTGCATGCGCAGGACCGCTTCTTCCAGATGGATTATCTGCGCCGGACCGGAGCAGGGGAGTTGGCGGAGCTGCTCGGGCCCGCCGCGCTGGATTTCGATCGCGAGCACCGGCTGTTCCGGTTTCGCGCGCGCGCCGCGGCGGCGTTCGCGCAGTTGCCGCCCGACGAGCGGCGCCTGCTCGAACGCTACACGCAAGGCGTGAACGACGGGCTCGCCGCGCTGCGCGCCCGGCCGTTCGAATACGCGCTGCTCGGCGAGCCGCCGGCGCGGTGGCGGCCCGAAGATTCGCTGCTCGTGATCTGGGCGATGTACTTTCAGGTGCAGGGCACGCTCGCGTCGCGCGACATCGCGCGCAACTGGCTGACGGCGCACGCGACGCAGCAGCAGCGCGCCTTCCTGCTGCCGTCGTCGAGCGGATTCGACGCGCCGCTCGATGCGCCGCGCATCGACGAAGCGCCCGCGCCGCTGCCCGACGCCGCGCCCGACTGGTTCCGCGCCGCAGGCGACGGCGCGGCCAAGCGCGCATCGCTCGATTTCCGCTCGTCGGTCGGCAGCAACAACTGGGCCATTGCCGGTAGCCGCAGCGCACGCGGCGCGGCCATCGTCGGCGACGACATGCACCTCGTGCTCGGCCTGCCGAACACCTGGTATCGCGCGGCCTTCACCTATCCGGGCGGCGCGGCGCCCGTGCGGCGGGCCGTCAGCGTGACGCTCGCCGGGCTGCCGGCGATCGTGGCCGGCAGCAACGGGCATGTCGCATGGGGCTTGACGGTCGGTTACGCGGATTGCCTCGACCTCGTGCCGCTCGAGCGCGACGGCGACGATTCGCGGGCGTTCCGGATGAGCGGCGCGCGCCAGATCGCGCGCCAGTACGTCGAATCGATCCGGGTGCGCGGCGGCGCGTCCGTTTCGCTGACCGTGCTGGAAACGACGGTCGGGCCGGTGCGGGAAATCGGCGGCCGGCCCTATGCGGTCCACTGGGTCGCGCAGTCGCCGGGCGCGGTGAACCTGGGGCTCGCGCGCCTCGCGGACGCCGTCGACGTCGACGGCGCGATGCGCGTGGCGAATACGCTCGGCATTCCGGCCGAGAACATCGTGGTCGGCGACCGCGCCGGGCGAATCGGCTGGACCATCGCCGGCGCGCTGCCGGACCGGCGCGCGCCGCGCGGCGGCGAGGGCGCGGCGTGGCGGTCGCTGCTGCCGCCCGACGCGTATCCGCGCGTCGTCGATCCGTCCGGCGGCCAGCTCTGGACCGCGAACAGCCGCCAGTTGGCGGGCGACGCATACCGGTTGATCGGCGATGGCGGCACGGATCTCGGCGCGCGGGCGACCCAGCTGCGCGACGGACTGACGGCGCTCGGCCGCACCGACGAACAAGCGGCGTATCGGATCGACCTCGACGATCGCGCGCTGTTCATCGCGCAGTGGCGCGACCGCGCGCTGCGCGTGCTCGACGATGCGGCGCTCGCGGGCCACCCGTCGCGCGCGGAATTCCGCCGGCTGCTCGAGCACGGCTGGACGGGCCGGGCGAGCGTCGACTCGGTCGGGTACACGCTCGCGCGCGGCTTTCTGTATCGGCTGTACGACGTCACGTTCGACGGGCTGAACGCACGCCTGAAGCAAGTCGATGCGGGCGCGGACTACGAGCTGGCGAATCTGCGCTGGCCGGCCGTCGTCGCGCGGCTGCTCGACGCGCAGCCGCCGGGCTGGCTGCCGGCCGGCGCGTCGAGCTGGCGCGACGTGCAACTGATCGCGATCGACCGGACCATCGCCGCGCTCACGGCCGACGGCGCGCCGCTCGCGCGGGCGAGCTGGGGCGCGCGCAACACGCTGCGGATCGCGCATCCGTTCGCCGGCAGCCTGCCGCTGCTCGGCGGATGGCTGACGGCGCCGGCCGCGCAGATGCCGGGTGATTCGCACATGCCGCGCGTCGCCGCGCCGGATTTCGGGCAATCCGAGCGGATGGTCGTGTCGCCGGGGCACGAGGAATTCGGGATCTTCAACATGCCGGGCGGGCAGAGCGGGCATCCGCTGAGCCCGTTTTTCCTCGCGGGCCACGATGCGTGGGTGCGCGCGGAGCCGACGCCGTTCTTGCCCGGCGTCGCGCGGCATACGTTGAGATTCGCGCCGTAG